A stretch of DNA from Lotus japonicus ecotype B-129 chromosome 4, LjGifu_v1.2:
CACCAAAACTTGGTATGTAGCTGCGGTTGTGTTTCCCATTTGCGGCGGTTCAAACAGCCGCTAAAAAAATTCCTGTTGGTTAGGCTACCACCATAGTTTCTGGCGCCGCAAATCCATATGCCGTCGTTTTCAAGCAACCGCCGCAAGAACTGCCGCTTCAACATTGACCCAAAATTAAGACCTAAACATGCTGATTCAAGTGACTAAGAattaatttctctttttataaaATGGGGTTGTCTGTTAGTTGGTATACGGATACATTACTTGCAACTTGTAATTATAAGATCTGAAACCATATTAAACAAGATTTGTAATTAGAAAATGATATATTAAAATACTAAACAGTAAATTAGCTATTAAATAGCTATATGAATTTAGTGTGTCGGTGTTTATCCCCTTTCTTTCATTTCAACTTAGAgacaaaaaagttatttttgcaAATAACACATACATATGCAAATTAAACGAGCCTTAACTACGTTGTAAACAAACTAGATATACAAACACAACAATACTCATACGAATTACAAGTTACCATATAATAAAAAGAAAGCGTGCTTATACAAAAACTCACGAATTTGTCCAACACTTTTTAGACATACACATTAACGAGAGTTTTAAGGTCATATTCACCGCATTAGTGCATATGTCAAAATAATATCAGAATAAATTTACATGTTCCCCAATTATTTCCGTaaagtaaaaactaaaaagcgTTGGATCTACCAACACAGAAGCTCCTCCATAGAAGGAGAATCGGACAACAATGCATCAAAATCCTTAAAGGAGATCATGTTCTTTAGAACCATGGAAGATACAAGACTATTATTTACACCATCAGCGGGGGTATCTACCACTGATCTGGCACAACCACCACCTTGTGCAGTTTCTCCTTTATTATCTGAACCTGCAGCTTCCAAGGAAGAGCTTTCATTCCCAACCCAAGTCATGGATGAGTTCTTCCCCGTTAGGCGCTGAACCACGTCTCTGAAGTTGAGAGCGTCGGTCTCCACGTACCGTGTTTCGATATGCACTATCTTTGGACCTCCACTACGCCATTCACTTGACATGTTAAAAGGATGTGAAGCTTGGTTTCCtagtttttctttctctctaatGGGTTTGCTTCAGATTGCGGTGAGTGTGTGAAAATGTGCATGTGGATGTGGGTGTTTTATAGGTGTGATTGGCATGAGGCCAGCAATGCGAGCTACGTGGAGCTCTGGACTTAGGCAGTCTTAAGAGACTGAAAAGGTCGTCATTGGAAGACTACTATTGTCCTTGTCCAAGTCAATTAAAAGCACGCAACTTGGGATATGGTCAACTTGATTTTTGTTTGTAATGAGAAATTACAAGTTGCACACttgaaaattaaatgaaattcaCAAGCTGATGCATGATGAACAATTTGTAGCAATCATTGTTATGACATGGCTGGGACTCACCCATCAGGGCCGTGTACAGACTTTTCGGAGCCTAAGGGGAAAAATGTGAAAGGGGCATTTTTCTTATAACAATTTTAAAGATActcaatatattatataaaatataaatttatttattaatcttCTAATTTTTTTAGCTGTAAAATCATTTGTTCTATTATGTTTTCACCATtgtcaatattatttaaaggtGGTTGTTCTACACCATTTTCCTCGTTGGTTAGGGAATTGAGATAGATTAATAgggatttacttttttttttgataaataaaatactttaaataacattaattatgatattgattaattttgaaaaaaatgattttgattGACTAATTTTGAGGGAAGAGAGAGATTCTAAATTATTTTACTTTGATTAGTTAAAATTTGTTAATAGTTACTACTAATGAAAAACTTTTGGGGCCTgagaaaattttgtttttttgtggGGCCTTAGGCTGGTGCCTAATTTTCTTAACATACCACACGGCCCTCACCCATTTCGTATCTACTTGACTTGTTGAGATCCAATTCGTTCTGGTGGATAAAGCTTGAAATATGCTAGGTTAGACTGAGTTTTGTTTATAATTAAATGGCTCTGACATACTTAATACATTGGTAGACATAAGGTTTGTCAGACATATATTAGTTCCTGTACTTCTATAGTCTTCTTGAGAGCAATGATcaaatgaaattgaagaaaaacttGTTGTAGTGAGAACAATGTTTAATGGCTTTAAAGCAAAAAACTGGTTCATGAATCATAAATGATTTCATGACGAATGAAGGTCAAGTGGACTACACATGTCTTTTTGGTACAATGATTGTCAAGGTTTGTATTCCGCTCTAAATACATTTAGGGTTCGTTTGGTAGTCAAAATATGATATAATATGTGAATAAGATAAcaacaagatatgataagactaggatagactcttatcctatcctatGTTTGAGGTGTACATGATAAAGACATGATCATGGTAGTCAGTATCGTGCGTATCGCACAATACGTATCCCGATACGATACGAAAATCAACCAAACGATACGTATCCCATGTACGTATCTTTTTGTGTTCGTATCGTGACCTGTATCGCACATATCGCATGAgtatcgcacgatacgtatccTGATACAATacaaaaacagtttttcaaatgccGTTTCATCTGACTCTCCTAGAAATTAGGGAGTgggaatttaatttcattaaaaattagtaaatttccctaaaaagtgatgttttctttgattctttcaccctttcacgttcaacttcagCATCCCTTTAATGGCTTGGAATTAGGGAGTGGGCATTTAATTTCATCTCTTTGATGTTTAGTACTTTAGTTTGGCTTATGGCTTGGAATtaggttgaacttgaactttgtgagactatttttctacttatgacttggatctttgattattttgaactatatttagatgatatattagtatattatttaatttatgacttaattttttttgtgtccgTATCTTACGATACACGTTACGATACGATACGCGACACGGAATTAGGGTCTAGCGATACACGATACGTATCTCGATTTGACTACCTtggacatgatatgataagaaaaaatgtatcaaatttatatttgaataaaaaatacatttaaaaattggtcattctattaaatttaaatgttaactaaattaagaatattattatttcaaaagtactttgtatttaaattataaactattatataagtagataaataattttaaataataggagatgaaaatagaaagtTTGTCTagtactattaaaaaatcaatatttgtaaccaattggttttcacttttttttggttttcacaattggttttcacttaattgtgacatgtgataaataagaaaaattaactaaattaaaaatattattattttaaaagtaatttatatttaaattattatataagtagataaataatttttaaataatagaagATGAAagtaaattagtctattactattaataaattaatatttataagtgagtggtttattttactatttatgaataataattttatttatttattattttagttaaattaatatttttatatttattaattaatattattataaattaatttggagttaggatcctgaaagaaaatatataactggtatcctagCTCCTCcttaggataacttttacatatGATGGACATGATAGGAGACAGAATaatgttatcatatcctgctgacGCAACAAATAACAGATAACAACAGAATAAGATTATTATCCTATCATATCTTATCCTGTCCTGACCACCATACGGACCTTTAAAATAGTTTTGAGAAGTGTTTTTCTTATTGTCAATTTGTCATAGactattttattaagtttttcaATTCATCAAATATTTAAATGATACAATTATTAACtttttttacaaattaaatTAGTTCATCCGCACACTATTCATAAGTTTCATATTTTACAAATCATATCAATCCCAACAAGCTCCAAACAAGCTATGCTATCAACATGCATCACTTAAAAGCTTAGAGAGAACTTACTGGAAAACTGGCGACGCTCGGCGGTGGGATGGGGATGCAGAGCGACAGCGTGGGGGTAGAGGCGGTGGAGGCATGGGGGCGTGGATCTTGGGGATGTGAGGCTACAAGGTTTGGACAGGAGAGGCGTAGATTTGCAGGCGCGAGCCTTCTCACCTGCGTGCTAATGAGCATATGCACTGCTAGAGGTGGCGGGGGGTGGTTGATCACTAATGTGCTTCCCATGTTTTAAAACATGATTGTTGCACTTTATATTCAAAACCACATGCTTTCAAGTGTATTTGTAAAATGCAAGTGAGAaagagaggggggggggggggggggggggaatacAAAGAGAAAAACTGGTAAAATGTGGAGATTGGCGTGTTGAAGAGAATGCACGATTATGTTGTCTAAAGGACATTGATTGATTTGTTTCCGAGTACATAAGCTTAACATATATCTACTAGTGTAGGTTAGCCTAATAGTATCATAGTATCACCAACTAACAAACTAACTAAAACAAAGAAAGTAACTGGCTGTAACAGGGATCAAGAGACCGTGGTTACATGGCAGTTAAAATATAACTGCTTCGTTACATTAACAATACAGTAATTAATTCTATGCCATGTCCCTCATTGTATTTACTGTTAGGATATTTTTGGGTATTCAATTTTGCAGATATCACTGCAACTTGCAAAAGGAAGATGGAAGATGTTTGATACACTTGTATGCAAATACTAGGTAATTAACCATTGATCGTGACCGCAAAAGAAAAACTTATTGGAGGTCATAATCCTTTCATTCTTGATAAGGTTTTAATCAATAATCCAGAGATATCTTTTGCAATTTCCCCTttccttaatttttttcttctgttttaaGGGTTTTACTATGCTTATGGATGGGAGTCGAAATGAATACCTTCAGACAATATACTATTATACTTGCCCTTTTCAAGGGTCAATGCTCTTGAGTCACTGAGGCAGGCCCTTAGTTCATACATCCGGAAAACTGGGCAGGGTATTGTCATGGACGAGGAGAAAGATAAAGCTATGGTTCATCCCCTCCAGAATTCAAAGCTTTTCTTTACACATAGAGGAAAACATTTTCAAGAAAGCTTTTATGCTTTGTTTGTTAGAAGAGAGataggagagagagagatgcaagggagagagataggagagaGTTACCCTGTTTGGTAGGAGAGAGGAGGGAGGGAGGAGGGGCTGCAGAGGTGGGGCCCACCCATTTTTTGGGTCTCTCCAATTTGAGGAGAAAAGGAACAGTGATCGTGGgctgtatttttttatttttttttctactttttgCTCACTTTAGTGGCGGTTTATAACCGCCACTATGttactttttttcaaaaaaatattattttaattaaaagttaatcttttctctctcttccacctcattatttctcatctctctctcatttatctctatcataccaaacaacctcttaaatccactctatttctcacctatttctctctactcaatctctctcttatctactctctcttctctatctctctctacccTACCAAACATAGTGTTAGTAATACAATTAAGGTAAATGCTACCATACCATAATTGTATCATACATGAGTGATGTGGACCAATAGGAGTTGCTTTGACGGTAAActttgacttttttattttattttaaaaaaaaataacgaaaaacaaaaaaaaaagatttgtatTAATTATATTATGGTCCTAACATTTTTGTAATTTCATTAAGCGGTAACCCAATTTCATGAAACTTCTTTTTTGTGCGTTTTAGAGTTTTCACATTCAGGAAAAGAAATTAAGTTTCATCTTAACCCAgaaattcatcttcatcttcttcattagcATCTCCCTCACCAAAATCAAAAACCACTTCATCTTCCACAATCcagatttggaaaaaaaatccaCAAGCCTTCCCTACCATATCAAATCCCCATTCCCTCAAGAGGATCGATTCAGCTTCAAGGATCTCCTACTCATCATCTGCTTCTCCTTTATTCCCTCATTAACgaggattcttcttcttctgcaaaTCCCCCACGACTTTCTCATCCACTCACTCCAACACACACAACTAAACACCACGCTCAATTTTCTCCATTTATAACCCTCTTGCTGTAGTATCTTCCATTTAGATCTATTAAAAAGTTAATGACTTAGATTTTAAATGActtggcttaattgcagttttagtCCCTCATCTAACACGATTGTGCAAAAGTGGTCCTagatgtttaaaacgagcggtcAATGTCCCTAATGTTTGTGCTGTGAGCGATTTAAGTCCTTCCATCCACTTTTGTTAGTTGACTAACGGAATTGATGACATGTAATTCATTAATTGAAGTGGAATGTTGTGTCACACAGCCAAAtagataaataattattaaaattctTTTTTCCCAAATTATAAACCtcatcttcaaccttcatcttccaTCTTCTTTAACCAGAAaatcatcttcaaccttcatTTTTCACCTTAAACCAAAGGCACAAAACAAAACTTAATCTAAAATCAAAACCAAACCACTCTTGCACCTTTGAAAAAACTGTTATATTCTCTTCCTCAGATCTGGAATTAGACCCCCCACCCCAACACCCCAACACCACCACCCCCAAACCCCAACACCGCGCCACCACTATTTAACCGGACGCACCACCTCTGTCCCCTGTCTCACCAATCCCTCTAATAAAACCATTTTGGGTGAGGGGGAAGAACCCAACCCCAATAACGGTAGCAACATCAACAGCAAGAACAGATAGAGTGATGGAGTCGCAGATCCATGGGCTGGAGTGGAAGAACTCGTCCTTGGACGAGAGGACAACGTCTTCACGAAGTCGACGGTGGAGAATAATGGAGTCCCAGATCCGTTTGGGTGGGTATGAGAGGAGGAAGACGACGGCTATGGCGAGTATGTGAAGGATCGGTGGGTACAATTAATTTTATGGGTTTGCGTTTGATTTCTGGAAGGAGAGGGGGTTGGGTGAAGGGTTTTGTGGGTCTCAATCTGGTTTTGTGGGTTTCTTTCTCCCTGCTTTAGAGATTTAGAGATTTGGGATTTCCTCAGCTTCACTCGCATCTGCTTCCCGCATCTATCGATTTGGATTTCTggaaatacaatttttttgaaTGTGTGATGCTTGGATGTTGGTGATGATTTACTTTGCAGTTCTGATTCTGAACGATGAACAAACAGGTTTATGGGTCTGAACGAACAAGTTTCTGGGATCTGAGTTGGTTTTTGGGGGGTTTGGACTTTGGATCGATGGGGTTCTGCA
This window harbors:
- the LOC130713344 gene encoding VQ motif-containing protein 1-like → MSSEWRSGGPKIVHIETRYVETDALNFRDVVQRLTGKNSSMTWVGNESSSLEAAGSDNKGETAQGGGCARSVVDTPADGVNNSLVSSMVLKNMISFKDFDALLSDSPSMEELLCW